A part of Sinorhizobium chiapasense genomic DNA contains:
- a CDS encoding nucleoside hydrolase, whose protein sequence is MHKVVFDTDPGVDDAMALLFLHRHPDIDLIGITSVFGNASVETTTRNALFLKQAWNIAAPVARGLGETFNHGRPHVGWPTGIHGDDGLGNIDVPEKIDLPLDPRPAHRFIIDTVRANPGEVTLIAVGRMTNLALALRDDPEVAALVKDVVIMGGAFDVPGNITPAAEANIHGDPEAADVVMTAPWPVTVIGLDVTTRTVMTRAMLVDIAERGGAPAKLLSDISQFYITFYEQHVEDGMIVHDSCACAYVVAPELFRTRSGSVRVICGGIADGQTIQKPDARLFPPSPWDGLPSQKVCTGIDAEGVLKLIADTLSLSH, encoded by the coding sequence ATGCACAAGGTTGTTTTCGATACGGATCCCGGCGTCGACGACGCGATGGCGCTTCTCTTCCTGCACCGCCACCCGGATATCGATCTCATCGGCATAACTTCCGTTTTCGGCAATGCCTCGGTCGAGACGACGACGCGCAACGCGCTCTTCCTGAAACAGGCGTGGAACATCGCGGCGCCGGTCGCCAGGGGGCTTGGCGAGACCTTTAATCACGGCCGCCCGCATGTCGGCTGGCCGACTGGCATCCATGGCGACGACGGGCTCGGCAATATCGACGTGCCGGAAAAGATCGACCTGCCGCTCGACCCCCGTCCGGCACATCGTTTCATCATAGACACGGTGCGCGCCAATCCCGGCGAGGTGACGCTCATCGCCGTAGGACGGATGACCAATCTGGCGCTGGCGCTGCGCGACGATCCGGAAGTCGCCGCGCTGGTCAAGGACGTCGTGATCATGGGCGGCGCCTTCGACGTTCCCGGCAACATCACGCCGGCGGCGGAAGCCAACATCCACGGCGACCCGGAAGCAGCCGACGTGGTGATGACGGCGCCCTGGCCCGTCACAGTCATCGGCCTCGACGTGACCACCCGGACGGTGATGACGCGGGCCATGCTGGTCGATATCGCCGAGCGCGGCGGAGCGCCGGCAAAGCTTCTCTCCGACATCTCGCAGTTCTACATCACCTTTTACGAACAGCACGTCGAAGACGGCATGATCGTCCATGACAGCTGCGCCTGCGCCTATGTCGTTGCGCCGGAATTGTTCCGCACCCGCAGCGGCTCCGTCCGTGTCATCTGCGGTGGCATCGCCGACGGGCAGACGATCCAGAAGCCGGATGCGCGCCTGTTCCCGCCGAGCCCGTGGGACGGGCTTCCGAGCCAGAAGGTCTGCACCGGCATCGATGCCGAGGGCGTGCTTAAACTGATCGCCGATACGCTCTCGCTAAGCCATTAA